A genome region from Nicotiana tabacum cultivar K326 chromosome 13, ASM71507v2, whole genome shotgun sequence includes the following:
- the LOC142167971 gene encoding uncharacterized protein LOC142167971, giving the protein MGSLDVSSSSVLDGFDDFTIHPSHPFYIHPSDSPGAHLVAPPFDGNGFVIWRKNMLTVLSAKNKLGLITGKITKPQLDSPYYSFWERCNDMVIAWITNSLSKDITNSVMGFDTAKDIWDDINERFEHQMVQNIFKYKGKSVMLPKDTSAPISRLSNESASFNASNSPVQAPTRSFTQRFQFEQKRGSGSSSQLSCKYCKKTGYTIEKCYKLHGFSPNFKLIKGKRSAACVQFEGPFHHHAYTDGQYSETTGHGFSKEQYDHPMTLFQQLNHPPTIHPETPGSENIGFAYFAGVFNHPEVHSAAFHACVVSNLGSNPWILDSGATNHMTPHKHLLINLTPLTTLFLITLPNGYKVKVISTGSIQLRPDMILHNILLVPSFHFNLISIHKLLVQFRCITTLTISACILQGPSLRRPLKIGKATNGLYFLHPTMTSSTMSVVSFPIVVSNPVQCNNSNASCNVQSTPTSVSFTHCTSTSSDINKNDVIWHQRLGHVLFNRMKSISFLSGKISSKQIFFCDVCLMARQQRLPFSDSSIHSSTPFQLVHIDI; this is encoded by the exons ATGGGAAGTCTAGATGTTAGTTCTTCTTCTGTGTTAGATGGTTTTGACGACTTTACCATACATCCATCTCACCCGTTCTATATACATCCATCTGATAGTCCTGGTGCACACTTAGTAGCTCCACCTTTCGATGGGAATGGTTTCGTTATTTGGCGCAAAAATATGCTTACTGTTCTATCTGCTAAGAACAAACTAGGGCTCATAACTGGAAAAATTACTAAACCTCAGCTTGACTCTCCTTATTACTCCTTTTGGGAAAGATGCAACGACATGGTAATTGCATGGATAACAAATTCATTATCTAAAGACATAACAAATAGTGTAATGGGGTTTGATACTGCTAAAGACATTTGGGATGATATAAATGAAAGATTTGAACATCAAATGGTTCAAAATATATTCAAATACAAAGGAAAATCAGTGATGCTTCCCAAG GATACTTCAGCCCCTATCTCTAGATTATCAAATGAGTCAGCCTCATTCAATGCTTCTAACAGCCCTGTTCAAGCACCTACTAGATCCTTTACTCAAAGGTTCCAGTTTGAACAAAAGAGAGGCTCAGGTTCTTCCTCTCAATTGTCTTGCAAATACTGTAAAAAGACTGGTTATACTATTGAGAAGTGTTACAAACTTCATGGGTTTTCCCCTAACTTCAAGCTCATCAAAGGCAAAAGGTCTGCTGCTTGTGTGCAATTTGAAGGTCCTTTTCATCATCATGCTTACACTGATGGACAGTATTCTGAGACCACTGGTCATGGTTTCAGCAAGGAGCAATATGACCATCCCATGACCCTTTTCCAACAGTTGAATCATCCTCCTACCATACATCCTGAAACTCCTGGTTCAGAGAACATTGGTTTTGCTTACTTTGCAGGTGTGTTCAATCATCCTGAAGTACATTCTGCTGCTTTTCATGCATGTGTAGTTTCAAACTTAGGTTCAAATCCTTGGATTCTAGATTCAGGTGCTACCAACCACATGACTCCACACAAACATCTTTTAATCAACTTAACGCCACTCACTACACTTTTCTTAATAACTCTACCTAATGGATATAAAGTGAAAGTCATATCTACTGGGTCTATACAACTCAGGCCAGATATGATTTTACATAATATTCTATTAGTTCCTTCTTTCCATTTCAATCTCATATCTATTCACAAACTCCTTGTTCAATTCAGATGCATTACAACTCTTACCATTTCTGCCTGTATTTTACAAGGCCCTTCTCTGAGGAGGCCACTGAAAATTGGTAAAGCTACAAATGGGTTGTACTTCTTGCATCCTACTATGACTTCATCTACTATGTCTGTTGTTTCTTTTCCTATTGTTGTTTCTAATCCTGTTCAATGCAATAACTCTAATGCATCTTGTAATGTTCAGTCTACTCCTACAAGTGTTTCTTTTACCCATTGTACTAGTACTTCTTCTGATATTAATAAAAATGATGTGATTTGGCATCAAAGATTAGGACATGTTCTTTTTAATAGAATGAAATCTATCTCCTTTTTGTCTGGTAAAATTTCatctaaacaaatatttttttgtgATGTATGCCTAATGGCAAGACAACAGAGATTGCCATTCTCTGACAGCTCTATTCATTCCTCTACTCCCTTCCAGCTTGTTCATATTGACATCTGA